The genomic DNA TAGTGGCTGCGTTGTCTAAATAAATGGCATTCATAAGGTGAAAATAAGTTTATTTTACGAGACTATATTTTGAAAAACATATACCTCTGTGGCTCCTAAGCCATATTGTTTATAAGAAGCGTCATAATGCTTTACAGGGTATTTATTTAAAAGAGATTGCAGTTCAGATTTTAAAACCCCTTCTCCTACTCCATGAATAAAGACAATTTTAGAAATTCTTTTCTGAATAGCAAATTCAACTTTTCTTTTTGCTGTGTCTAATTGAAGGTTTAACATATCATAATTATCTAAACCTTTTACAGATTTTGTAAGTTTACTAATATGCAAATCTACCTCCATTATCACTTCTTTATTTTGCTTCTTAAAAAGGTTCTTTTTAGCTTTAGACTGTCCAATTTTATCTTTTAAGAAACTATTGTTAATATCAGAAAACTTCGTTAACTCGTGTTGTTCTGTTTCAATTTTAACCAATT from Polaribacter sp. ALD11 includes the following:
- a CDS encoding Smr/MutS family protein; amino-acid sequence: MLRKGFEIGNKVAVLDDVLKGEVTAIVKDLISIKTTDGMIFNFNEKELVKIETEQHELTKFSDINNSFLKDKIGQSKAKKNLFKKQNKEVIMEVDLHISKLTKSVKGLDNYDMLNLQLDTAKRKVEFAIQKRISKIVFIHGVGEGVLKSELQSLLNKYPVKHYDASYKQYGLGATEVYVFQNIVS